A part of Anabas testudineus chromosome 9, fAnaTes1.2, whole genome shotgun sequence genomic DNA contains:
- the LOC113151031 gene encoding natterin-3-like has protein sequence MKLSMLLLLALLDLATLQDMDKESSQLQKDSVLEPDPRNRIPNITYNGTMLAQLTYSEFKRSPYLSFPNLKNTNLLWQNWRGSLPNGAVGIHNSYTGRRDYVCKYGCEAGFYSPSLGPHCRYAYGGKEKLSSSFSILVNSNNFELLEWKEGSYGSVPQNSINTCSGINVYIGKNNYGLGKVVPQHKAFFLPYKGKEYWYKHYQVLTLNKGISKEQIYDVKYKTDGVEIISYPPETMRKSAITNNECRPVEKTVSISKTNEVQHRWDTSFSITAGVKSSITAKIPIIGSTGIEFSTETTKQFSKGTTVVESHSHSVSLKQDVPPNHTCAVSMLGYKYKADIPFTARLKRTYSNGKTTWKLITGTYDSVEVGEVRAVVDRCEPIPDAKPCA, from the exons ATGAAGTTGTCAATGCTGTTGCTGCTGGCTCTGCTGGATCTGGCCACTTTGCAGGACATGGACAAGGAAAGCTCTCAGCTCCaaaaag actcTGTTCTGGAACCAGATCCAAGAAACAGGATTCCTAATATTACTTATAATGGAACAATGTTGGCTCAATTGACCTATTCTGAGTTTAAGAGAAGTCCATATTTGTCCTTCCCtaatctgaaaaacacaaaccttcTGTGGCAGAACTGGCGTGGGTCTTTACCAAATGGAGCCGTTGGAATTCACAATAGTTATACTGGTCGCCGTGACTATGTCTGTAAATATGGGTGCGAGGCCGGCTTCTATAGCCCCAGCCTTGGGCCTCACTGTCGCTATGCCTATGGTGGAAAAGAGAAACTCAGTTCATCATTTTCTATTCTGGTAAACAGCAACAACTTTGAGCTTCTAGAGTGGAAAGAAGGTTCCTACGGTTCAGTGCCCCAGAATTCAATCAACACCTGCTCTGGGATAAATGTTTATATAGGCAAAAATAATTATGGACTTGGGAAGGTGGTTCCACAACATAAAGCATTCTTCCTCCCCTACAAAGGGAAAGAGTACTGGTACAAGCACTACCAGGTTCTGACCCTCAACAAAGGTATATCTAAAGAGCAAATTTATGATGTCAAGTACAAGACTGATGGGGTTGAAATCATTAGTTATCCCCCAGAGACCATGCGTAAATCAGCCATCACCAACAACGAGTGCCGGCCAGTtgaaaaaactgtttcaatatCAAAGACAAACGAAGTGCAGCACAGGTGGGACACCAGCTTCTCCATCACAGCGGGTGTAAAGAGCTCCATCACTGCCAAAATCCCCATTATTGGCTCCACAGGTATTGAATTCAGCACTGAGACAACTAAGCAGTTCTCCAAGGGAACCACTGTGGTGGAGTCACACTCCCACTCTGTTTCTTTGAAGCAAGATGTGCCACCAAACCACACCTGTGCCGTCAGCATGTTGGGATATAAGTACAAAGCAGACATCCCTTTCACAGCACGCCTCAAACGCACCTATAGCAACGGCAAGACCACATGGAAGTTAATCACAGGGACGTATGACAGTGTAGAGGTTGGAGAGGTCCGGGCTGTGGTGGACCGCTGTGAACCTATTCCTGATGCCAAGCCATGTGCCTGA